A stretch of the Malus domestica chromosome 08, GDT2T_hap1 genome encodes the following:
- the LOC114826542 gene encoding ubiquitin carboxyl-terminal hydrolase 26-like isoform X1 yields MSRPSTRSKNKRNRQGDNVDNTSEILRKIHATGEITNEDIYTLYQISKPVCQGCRVNSKDNPNCFCGLIPPPNGSRKSGLWQKTSEILQTLGPDPSQDLRPSADSPAGLTNLGATCYANSILQCLYMNKSFREGIFLVEPEVLEQQPVLNQLSRLFAQLHASKLAFIDSSPFVKTLELDNGVQQDSHEFLTLLLSLLERCLSNSKVSRAKSIVQDLFRGSVSHVTRCSQCGKDSEASSNMEDFYELELNVKGLKSLGESLDDYLSVEELHGENQYFCESCKSRVDATRSIKLRTLPDVLNFQLKRYVFLPKTTTKKKITSAFSFPGVLDMRKRLSDPSQGESVYDLSAVLIHKGTAVNSGHYVAHVKDEKTGQWWEFDDEQVSNLGSHPFGEGTSNSNTKPVKPEPVDRSCMEQKNAISNGDNVDVIHQQPSESITSHVETFSCADAYMLMYSLSRSRKGEEKVHVECNANNRKIQGDTVCSSLPSHLCDEIESFNASYLDACEQYKFKKEEEMNNITERRHEVRSILSEAPVQQLEETFFWISTDWLRQWADNMISPALDNTSIQCLHEKVPVSKVGHMKRLSVKAWTKLFSKYKGGPELANDDYCMVCLIDGARNVVCADSYRDRRIIMKQVAEDALAAKCSGGIYYVSKSWLQQWLKRKILDAPAEADAGPTASIRCPHGELMPEHATGAKRLLVPENLWLFLYEDALTVKPDDHLGCFPFPSDSAQCSQCSDELSEVACMEDSLRLVRLKQRQTHEKLLTGKSVPLSLHCKYYLIPNSWLSKWKNYITANGKNISSVEKPETLDGIMDLLKCEKHSQLLERPVDLVQKRGLISQKSPVDGLILITENDWKSFCEEWGGIEEKGISAEIELSSTEENNLAGSCEEMPMGEEDLSTPNHVNGEVECRRLMIKTCPEICEDCIGERESRELMRKLDYCNEDIYVYFVHGKEAPKSILKPSQTNFDPDRRVSKRSRRTKTGDQISLKVSGSTTIYQLKMMIWESFGIVKENQGLHKGTRIIEDESATLADMNIFPGDRLWVNDSEIHENRDIADELSDQKMDAQHTEEGFRGTLLTTNVSSQVV; encoded by the exons ATGAGCCGACCAAGTACGCGCAGTAAAAATAAACGAAACAGACAAGGAGATAATGTTGACAACACTTCCGAAATATTGAG GAAAATACATGCAACAGGTGAAATTACAAATGAGGATATATATACGCTATACCAAATTTCAAAGCCAGTTTGTCAAGGCTGCCGTGTGAATTCTAAAGATAACCCAAACTGCTTTTGTGGGCTAATTCCACCTCCGAATGGAAGTAGGAAATCAGGCCTATGGCAGAAGACATCAGAGATTCTGCAAACTCTGGGCCCAGATCCTTCTCAGGACCTTCGTCCTTCTGCCGATTCTCCTGCAGGCCTCACAAATCTGGGTGCAACATGCTATGCTAATAGCATACTCCAATGTTTGTACATGAACAAGTCCTTCCGTGAAGGTATCTTCTTGGTTGAACCTGAGGTTTTGGAACAGCAGCCAGTGTTGAATCAGCTTTCTCGGCTTTTTGCTCAGTTGCATGCCAGTAAATTGGCTTTTATAGACTCATCTCCATTTGTAAAAACACTGGAGTTAGATAATGGAGTTCAACAGGACAGTCATGAGTTTCTGACCTTACTTCTTTCTTTGCTTGAACGTTGTCTGAGCAACTCTAAAGTTTCAAGGGCAAAATCTATTGTTCAAGATCTTTTCCGTGGAAGTGTATCACATGTTACTAG GTGCTCACAATGTGGAAAAGACTCTGAAGCTTCTTCAAACATGGAAGACTTCTATGAGTTGGAGTTGAATGTGAAGGGTTTGAAAAGTTTGGGTGAGAGTTTAGATGATTACCTTAGTGTTGAAGAGCTCCATGGAGAGAATCAATATTTTTGTGAGTCTTGTAAATCAAGAGTCGATGCTACTCGAAGCATCAAGTTGCGCACATTGCCTGATGTTCTGAACTTTCAGCTTAAGCGATATGTTTTTCTTCCAAAG ACTACAACCAAGAAGAAAATTACTTCTGCATTTAGTTTTCCTGGAGTACTTGATATGAGGAAGAGGCTATCTGACCCGTCTCAGGGTGAATCAGTATATGACTTGTCAGCTGTGCTGATTCACAAGGGAACTGCAGTTAACAGTGGCCACTATGTAGCGCATGTCAAGGATGAGAAGACAGGGCAATGGTGGGAATTTGACGATGAGCAGGTCTCAAACTTGGGTTCTCATCCGTTTGGAGAAGGGACTTCAAATTCCAATACCAAGCCTGTTAAACCGGAACCTGTTGATCGATCTTGCATGGAACAAAAGAATGCTATTTCAAATGGTGATAATGTGGATGTCATTCACCAACAACCTTCAGAATCTATTACCAGTCATGTAGAGACATTTTCATGTGCTGATGCATATATGCTGATGTATAGTCTCAGTCGTTCCCGGAAGGGTGAAGAGAAAGTGCATGTGGAATGTAATGCCAATAATAGGAAGATACAAGGTGATACTGTTTGTAGTTCTCTTCCATCTCATCTTTGTGATGAGATTGAAAGTTTTAATGCATCATATCTTGATGCTTGTGAGCAATACAAAtttaagaaagaagaagagatgaaTAATATCACAGAACGAAGACACGAAGTGCGCTCGATTCTGTCGGAAGCTCCTGTTCAACAACTTGAGGAAACCTTTTTTTGGATATCAACAGACTGGCTTCGTCAGTGGGCTGATAACATGATTTCACC TGCTCTTGACAACACATCCATCCAATGTTTGCATGAAAAAGTTCCAGTTTCAAAGGTTGGCCACATGAAAAGGTTGTCAGTCAAAGCATGGACCAAACTGTTCTCTAAG TATAAAGGGGGGCCAGAACTGGCCAATGATGACTACTGCATGGTTTGCCTTATTGATGGTGCTCGAAATGTAGTCTGTGCTGACAGTTATAGGGATAGAAGAATAATAATGAAGCAAGTTGCAGAGGATGCACTTGCAGCGAAGTGTTCAGGTGGAATATATTATGTTTCTAAATCATG gtTACAACAGtggcttaaaagaaaaattcttGATGCTCCAGCTGAAGCCGATGCCGGACCTACAGCTTCAATTAGGTGTCCTCATGGGGAACTTATGCCTGAACACGCCACTGGTGCTAAGAGATTGCTTGTTCCTGAGAATCTCTGGCTCTTCCTTTATGAAGATGCTTTAACAGTGAAGCCTGATGATCATTTGGGTTGTTTTCCATTTCCTTCTGACTCTGCACAGTGTTCCCAATGCAGTGATGAGCTATCTGAAGTTGCATGTATGGAGGATTCTTTAAG ATTGGTGAGGCTCAAACAGCGCCAGACTCATGAGAAACTACTTACGGGAAAAAGTGTGCCACTTTCTCTGCATTGCAAGTATTACTTGATACCCAATTCTTGGCTTTCAAAGTGGAAAAACTACATTACTGCAAATGGAAAGAATATTTCCTCAGTGGAGAAACCCGAAACATTAGACGGCATCATGGATTTGCTAAAGTGTGAAAAG CATTCACAGCTTCTAGAAAGGCCTGTTGATCTGGTCCAGAAACGTGGTCTGATTTCCCAGAAGTCTCCT GTGGATGGGTTAATACTCATTACTGAGAATGACTGGAAGTCCTTCTGTGAGGAATGGGGCGGTATTGAAGAGAAAGGAATATCTGCTGAAATAGAGTTAAGTAGTACTGAAGAAAATAATTTGGCAGGGTCTTGCGAAGAGATGCCAATGGGCGAGGAGGACCTCAGTACTCCAAATCACGTAAATGGTGAAGTTGAGTGTAGACGACTTATGATTAAGACTTGTCCTGAG ATATGTGAGGACTGCATTGGAGAAAGAGAAAGCAGGGAATTAATGCGGAAGCTCGATTATTGCAACGAGGACATATATGTATACTTTGTGCATGGCAAGGAAGCTCCAAAGTCGATTCTAAAACCATCTCAAACAAATTTCGATCCAGATCGCCGAGTTTCCAAGCGCTCTCGGAGGACAAAAACTGGGGATCAAATAAGCTTAAAAGTCTCTGGTTCCACAACCATATACCAGTTGAAAATGATGATATGGGAATCTTTTGGG ATTGTTAAGGAAAACCAGGGACTTCACAAAGGTACTCGGATAATTGAGGACGAATCTGCTACTCTTGCGGACATGAATATCTTCCCTGGTGATAGACTTTGGGTGAATGATTCAGAAATCCATGAGAACCGAGATATTGCTG ATGAGCTATCTGACCAGAAAATGGATGCGCAGCACACTGAAGAGGGGTTTCGCGGGACACTGTTGACAACAAATGTTTCGTCCCAAGTTGTTTAG
- the LOC114826542 gene encoding ubiquitin carboxyl-terminal hydrolase 26-like isoform X2 produces MSRPSTRSKNKRNRQGDNVDNTSEILRKIHATGEITNEDIYTLYQISKPVCQGCRVNSKDNPNCFCGLIPPPNGSRKSGLWQKTSEILQTLGPDPSQDLRPSADSPAGLTNLGATCYANSILQCLYMNKSFREGIFLVEPEVLEQQPVLNQLSRLFAQLHASKLAFIDSSPFVKTLELDNGVQQDSHEFLTLLLSLLERCLSNSKVSRAKSIVQDLFRGSVSHVTRCSQCGKDSEASSNMEDFYELELNVKGLKSLGESLDDYLSVEELHGENQYFCESCKSRVDATRSIKLRTLPDVLNFQLKRYVFLPKTTTKKKITSAFSFPGVLDMRKRLSDPSQGESVYDLSAVLIHKGTAVNSGHYVAHVKDEKTGQWWEFDDEQVSNLGSHPFGEGTSNSNTKPVKPEPVDRSCMEQKNAISNGDNVDVIHQQPSESITSHVETFSCADAYMLMYSLSRSRKGEEKVHVECNANNRKIQGDTVCSSLPSHLCDEIESFNASYLDACEQYKFKKEEEMNNITERRHEVRSILSEAPVQQLEETFFWISTDWLRQWADNMISPALDNTSIQCLHEKVPVSKVGHMKRLSVKAWTKLFSKYKGGPELANDDYCMVCLIDGARNVVCADSYRDRRIIMKQVAEDALAAKCSGGIYYVSKSWLQQWLKRKILDAPAEADAGPTASIRCPHGELMPEHATGAKRLLVPENLWLFLYEDALTVKPDDHLGCFPFPSDSAQCSQCSDELSEVACMEDSLRLVRLKQRQTHEKLLTGKSVPLSLHCKYYLIPNSWLSKWKNYITANGKNISSVEKPETLDGIMDLLKCEKHSQLLERPVDLVQKRGLISQKSPVDGLILITENDWKSFCEEWGGIEEKGISAEIELSSTEENNLAGSCEEMPMGEEDLSTPNHVNGEVECRRLMIKTCPEVPQFS; encoded by the exons ATGAGCCGACCAAGTACGCGCAGTAAAAATAAACGAAACAGACAAGGAGATAATGTTGACAACACTTCCGAAATATTGAG GAAAATACATGCAACAGGTGAAATTACAAATGAGGATATATATACGCTATACCAAATTTCAAAGCCAGTTTGTCAAGGCTGCCGTGTGAATTCTAAAGATAACCCAAACTGCTTTTGTGGGCTAATTCCACCTCCGAATGGAAGTAGGAAATCAGGCCTATGGCAGAAGACATCAGAGATTCTGCAAACTCTGGGCCCAGATCCTTCTCAGGACCTTCGTCCTTCTGCCGATTCTCCTGCAGGCCTCACAAATCTGGGTGCAACATGCTATGCTAATAGCATACTCCAATGTTTGTACATGAACAAGTCCTTCCGTGAAGGTATCTTCTTGGTTGAACCTGAGGTTTTGGAACAGCAGCCAGTGTTGAATCAGCTTTCTCGGCTTTTTGCTCAGTTGCATGCCAGTAAATTGGCTTTTATAGACTCATCTCCATTTGTAAAAACACTGGAGTTAGATAATGGAGTTCAACAGGACAGTCATGAGTTTCTGACCTTACTTCTTTCTTTGCTTGAACGTTGTCTGAGCAACTCTAAAGTTTCAAGGGCAAAATCTATTGTTCAAGATCTTTTCCGTGGAAGTGTATCACATGTTACTAG GTGCTCACAATGTGGAAAAGACTCTGAAGCTTCTTCAAACATGGAAGACTTCTATGAGTTGGAGTTGAATGTGAAGGGTTTGAAAAGTTTGGGTGAGAGTTTAGATGATTACCTTAGTGTTGAAGAGCTCCATGGAGAGAATCAATATTTTTGTGAGTCTTGTAAATCAAGAGTCGATGCTACTCGAAGCATCAAGTTGCGCACATTGCCTGATGTTCTGAACTTTCAGCTTAAGCGATATGTTTTTCTTCCAAAG ACTACAACCAAGAAGAAAATTACTTCTGCATTTAGTTTTCCTGGAGTACTTGATATGAGGAAGAGGCTATCTGACCCGTCTCAGGGTGAATCAGTATATGACTTGTCAGCTGTGCTGATTCACAAGGGAACTGCAGTTAACAGTGGCCACTATGTAGCGCATGTCAAGGATGAGAAGACAGGGCAATGGTGGGAATTTGACGATGAGCAGGTCTCAAACTTGGGTTCTCATCCGTTTGGAGAAGGGACTTCAAATTCCAATACCAAGCCTGTTAAACCGGAACCTGTTGATCGATCTTGCATGGAACAAAAGAATGCTATTTCAAATGGTGATAATGTGGATGTCATTCACCAACAACCTTCAGAATCTATTACCAGTCATGTAGAGACATTTTCATGTGCTGATGCATATATGCTGATGTATAGTCTCAGTCGTTCCCGGAAGGGTGAAGAGAAAGTGCATGTGGAATGTAATGCCAATAATAGGAAGATACAAGGTGATACTGTTTGTAGTTCTCTTCCATCTCATCTTTGTGATGAGATTGAAAGTTTTAATGCATCATATCTTGATGCTTGTGAGCAATACAAAtttaagaaagaagaagagatgaaTAATATCACAGAACGAAGACACGAAGTGCGCTCGATTCTGTCGGAAGCTCCTGTTCAACAACTTGAGGAAACCTTTTTTTGGATATCAACAGACTGGCTTCGTCAGTGGGCTGATAACATGATTTCACC TGCTCTTGACAACACATCCATCCAATGTTTGCATGAAAAAGTTCCAGTTTCAAAGGTTGGCCACATGAAAAGGTTGTCAGTCAAAGCATGGACCAAACTGTTCTCTAAG TATAAAGGGGGGCCAGAACTGGCCAATGATGACTACTGCATGGTTTGCCTTATTGATGGTGCTCGAAATGTAGTCTGTGCTGACAGTTATAGGGATAGAAGAATAATAATGAAGCAAGTTGCAGAGGATGCACTTGCAGCGAAGTGTTCAGGTGGAATATATTATGTTTCTAAATCATG gtTACAACAGtggcttaaaagaaaaattcttGATGCTCCAGCTGAAGCCGATGCCGGACCTACAGCTTCAATTAGGTGTCCTCATGGGGAACTTATGCCTGAACACGCCACTGGTGCTAAGAGATTGCTTGTTCCTGAGAATCTCTGGCTCTTCCTTTATGAAGATGCTTTAACAGTGAAGCCTGATGATCATTTGGGTTGTTTTCCATTTCCTTCTGACTCTGCACAGTGTTCCCAATGCAGTGATGAGCTATCTGAAGTTGCATGTATGGAGGATTCTTTAAG ATTGGTGAGGCTCAAACAGCGCCAGACTCATGAGAAACTACTTACGGGAAAAAGTGTGCCACTTTCTCTGCATTGCAAGTATTACTTGATACCCAATTCTTGGCTTTCAAAGTGGAAAAACTACATTACTGCAAATGGAAAGAATATTTCCTCAGTGGAGAAACCCGAAACATTAGACGGCATCATGGATTTGCTAAAGTGTGAAAAG CATTCACAGCTTCTAGAAAGGCCTGTTGATCTGGTCCAGAAACGTGGTCTGATTTCCCAGAAGTCTCCT GTGGATGGGTTAATACTCATTACTGAGAATGACTGGAAGTCCTTCTGTGAGGAATGGGGCGGTATTGAAGAGAAAGGAATATCTGCTGAAATAGAGTTAAGTAGTACTGAAGAAAATAATTTGGCAGGGTCTTGCGAAGAGATGCCAATGGGCGAGGAGGACCTCAGTACTCCAAATCACGTAAATGGTGAAGTTGAGTGTAGACGACTTATGATTAAGACTTGTCCTGAG GTGCCTCAATTTTCATAG